One segment of Colias croceus chromosome 15, ilColCroc2.1 DNA contains the following:
- the LOC123698055 gene encoding serine/threonine-protein kinase VRK1 encodes MSGRGKKAAAPKKKANGYKMPAPIPSGEVIHDTIGKKKWRIGPSIGVGGFGEIYSACDHEASPKKGTNYPFVVKIEPHENGPLFVEKHFYIRNANKDDIAKFMKEKKLSTFGMPSYYGNGSHNFKGEKYRYLVLERYGKDLWTLFKDSGRSFPPTTVFQIGLQMLDVLEYIHTKGYVHADIKGANILLGLKKGTENQAYLVDFGLATRVNEKEFKPDPKCAHNGTIEYTSRDAHLGVATMRGDLEILGYNMLQWIVGELPWEKSLQQPKKVQAMKEDFLKNVRSEVNKLSSNVPEALIKFFEYINSLKPKDSVDYTKCRQLFEAYLKKEGKTKTSKLEFTSTNKKKGNKLQSGDQESDEEQVVPKKRVPKQNGELKPKRTKKAQKLDDTENTEPDKNTSITKKRKSLEPSYVVKVKKIKIAPKATPPVKKNHANIATQTSGNRSKRSPRQVTFDSPICEMIGEKTLKNNSVNSSGDIFDDSFTIEEKKVRPKRRLLSDKEVTVKRVVKRKVTTVKPKGKSWKDSPAVVNGRSPPK; translated from the exons ATGAGTGGAAGAGGGAAAAAAGCGGCAGCGCCGAAGAAAAAAGCTAATGGCTATAAAATGCCTGCTCCCATACCCTCAGGGGAGGTAATTCACGACACAATAGGAAAGAAGAAATGGAGAATCGGGCCTTCTATAGGTGTTGGTGGTTTTGGTGAAATATACTCTGCGTGCGACCACGAAGCTTCGCCTAAAAAAGGCACTAACTATCCATTTGTTGTAAAGATT gaACCACACGAAAACGGTCCATTGTTTGTTGAaaagcatttttatattagaaacGCCAATAAAGATGATA TTGCTAAATTCATGAAGGAGAAAAAATTATCCACATTTGGAATGCCCAGTTACTATGGAAATGGTTCTCATAATTTCAAAGGTGAGAAGTACAGATACCTGGTACTTGAGAGGTATGGAAAGGATTTGTGGACATTGTTCAAGGACTCGGGCAGATCATTTCCACCTACTACAGTCTTCCAAATAGGCCTTCAAATG TTAGACGTCTTAGAATACATACACACCAAGGGTTATGTTCATGCTGATATAAAAGGAGCTAATATTCTACTAGGTCTTAAGAAAGGGACAGAGAACCAAGCATATCTAGTGGACTTTGGATTAGCTACGAGAGTTAATGAAAAGGAGTTTAAACCTGATCCAAAATGTGCTCATAATGGAACTATTGAGTATACAAGCAGGGATGCACATTTAGGAG TGGCAACAATGCGAGGGGACCTGGAGATCTTAGGCTACAACATGCTGCAGTGGATCGTGGGAGAGCTCCCATGGGAGAAATCGCTGCAGCAGCCCAAAAAGGTGCAGGCTATGAAGGAGGACTTCTTGAAAAATGTTAGGAGCGAGGTCAACAAGCTGAGTTCTAATGTGCCTG aagCGTTAATCAAATTCTTTGAATACATAAACTCTTTAAAACCAAAAGATAGTGTTGACTATACAAAATGTCGGCAGTTATTCGAGGCCTACCTCAAAAAGGAAGGAAAAACGAAAACCAGCAAACTAGAGTTTACTTCAACTAATAAAAAGAAAGGAAACAAATTACAATCAGGGGATCAGGAGTCTGATGAGGAACAAGTTGTGCCAAAGAAACGAGTACCCAAACAAAATGGAGAACTAAAACCGAAACGAACAAAAAAAGCGCAGAAATTAGACGACACAGAGAACACGGAGCCTGATAAAAACACGAGTATCACAAAGAAAAGGAAATCCTTAGAGCCTTCATATGTTGTTaaagtaaagaaaattaaaatagcacCAAAGGCGACTCCACCTGTAAAGAAAAATCATGCGAACATTGCGACGCAAACATCTGGAAACAGGAGTAAAAGGAGTCCGCGACAAGTCACTTTCGACAGCCCTATATGTGAAATGATTGgtgaaaaaacattaaaaaataatagtgttAACTCCAGTGGTGATATTTTCGATGATTCCTTCACGATTGAGGAGAAAAAAGTTAGGCCAAAGCGTAGATTGCTCTCCGATAAAGAAGTGACAGTCAAGAGGGTGGTTAAAAGGAAAGTGACAACTGTGAAACCGAAAGGAAAGTCGTGGAAAGACAGCCCTGCTGTAGTTAATGGACGCTCACCACCTAAGTAG